In the genome of Entelurus aequoreus isolate RoL-2023_Sb linkage group LG08, RoL_Eaeq_v1.1, whole genome shotgun sequence, one region contains:
- the LOC133656236 gene encoding cerebellar degeneration-related protein 2-like isoform X3, with protein sequence MCANNQEQVQEIEHLSKQVDLLRQVNDQHAKVYEQLDVVARELEQSNRKLTQDHRASQQKIHRLTETVEQLQAQVEELQHQLEEVKLGPSLLAQEGQWRTRRAQSVSCLEELQRPPEEPCGDQECCGVQRWHEDQQASLRHTLRRLQTQYAGERTRREEAEREAGLLNRENAALEQQLAGMERCKVRVSELEREAEELRGLWKSRSFARCDSEEEEEMSRRPFKRWASERLLKAHDSAREHEYCCARRAQVVKQRGISLLNEVDAQYSALQVKYDQLLGRLGQQRHHDDQEEEEEECVSPKEVQTLTVDSLTKDSLTVDSLTVDSLTVDSLTVDSLTVDSLTVDSLTVDSLTVDSLTKDDHVHQPEYKLLFREIFSRLNKTKEDLVENRMRRPAGQVASLRSCDS encoded by the exons ATGTGCGCCAACAACCAGGAACAAGTGCAGGAGATTgag CACCTGAGCAAGCAGGTGGACCTCCTGAGGCAGGTGAACGACCAGCACGCCAAAGTCTACGAGCAGCTGGACGTGGTGGCCCGGGAGCTGGAGCAGAGCAACCGCAAGCTGACTCAGGACCACAGGGCGTCCCAGCAGAAGATCCACAG GCTGACAGAGACGGTGGAGCAGCTGCAGGCGCAGGTGGAGGAGCTGCAGCATCAGCTGGAGGAGGTGAAGCTGGGACCTTCTCTGCTGGCTCAGGAAGGACAATGGAGGACACGCAGAGCTCAGAGTGTGAGCTGCCTGGAGGAGCTGCAAAG GCCCCCAGAGGAACCTTGCGGGGACCAGGAGTGCTGCGGCGTGCAGCGATGGCACGAGGATCAGCAAGCGTCGCTGCGGCACACTCTGCGCCGCCTCCAGACTCAGTATGCCGGTGAACGCACCCGTCGGGAGGAGGCGGAGCGAGAGGCGGGGCTCCTAAATCGGGAGAATGCGGCGCTCGAGCAGCAGCTGGCCGGGATGGAAAGGTGCAAA GTGCGAGTGTCGGAGTTGGAGCGCGAGGCGGAGGAGCTGCGTGGCCTCTGGAAGTCTCGATCCTTCGCCAGGTGCGActcggaagaggaggaagagatgAGCCGGCGTCCTTTCAAGCGCTGGGCCAGCGAGCGTCTGCTGAAGGCGCACGACTCCGCCAGGGAGCACGAGTACTGCTGCGCCAGGAGAGCTCAGGTGGTCAAACAGCGCGGCATCTCGCTGCTCAACGAGGTGGACGCCCAGTACAGCGCCCTGCAGGTGAAGTATGACCAGCTGCTGGGACGCCTCGGCCAGCAGCGTCACCATGACgaccaggaggaggaggaggaagagtgtGTGAGTCCCAAGGAGGTGCAGACTCTCACCGTGGACTCACTCACCAAGGACTCTCTCACCGTGGACTCTCTCACCGTGGACTCTCTCACCGTGGACTCCCTCACCGTGGACTCTCTCACCGTGGACTCTCTCACCGTGGACTCCCTCACCGTGGACTCTCTCACCGTGGACTCTCTCACCAAGGATGACCACGTCCATCAGCCCGAGTACAAACTACTTTTTAGGGAGATTTTCTCTCGCCTCAATAAAACCAAAGAGGACCTGGTTGAAAACAGGATGAGACGTCCTGCAGGCCAAGTGGCGTCACTGCGGTCATGTGACTCCTAa
- the LOC133656236 gene encoding cerebellar degeneration-related protein 2-like isoform X2, with product MLTDVSLDEEFELKEEEPWYDKQDLERDLQLAAELGKSLLERNHELEQSLQQMCANNQEQVQEIEHLSKQVDLLRQVNDQHAKVYEQLDVVARELEQSNRKLTQDHRASQQKIHRLTETVEQLQAQVEELQHQLEEVKLGPSLLAQEGQWRTRRAQSVSCLEELQRPPEEPCGDQECCGVQRWHEDQQASLRHTLRRLQTQYAGERTRREEAEREAGLLNRENAALEQQLAGMERCKVRVSELEREAEELRGLWKSRSFARCDSEEEEEMSRRPFKRWASERLLKAHDSAREHEYCCARRAQVVKQRGISLLNEVDAQYSALQVKYDQLLGRLGQQRHHDDQEEEEEECVSPKEVQTLTVDSLTVDSLTVDSLTVDSLTVDSLTVDSLTKDDHVHQPEYKLLFREIFSRLNKTKEDLVENRMRRPAGQVASLRSCDS from the exons ATGTTGACGGACGTGAGCCTGGACGAAGAGTTTGAGCTGAAGGAGGAGGAGCCCTGGTACGACAAGCAAGACCTGGAACGCG ACCTTCAGCTGGCTGCTGAGCTGGGCAAGTCCTTGCTGGAGAGGAACCATGAGCTGGAACAAAGTCTGCAGCAGATGTGCGCCAACAACCAGGAACAAGTGCAGGAGATTgag CACCTGAGCAAGCAGGTGGACCTCCTGAGGCAGGTGAACGACCAGCACGCCAAAGTCTACGAGCAGCTGGACGTGGTGGCCCGGGAGCTGGAGCAGAGCAACCGCAAGCTGACTCAGGACCACAGGGCGTCCCAGCAGAAGATCCACAG GCTGACAGAGACGGTGGAGCAGCTGCAGGCGCAGGTGGAGGAGCTGCAGCATCAGCTGGAGGAGGTGAAGCTGGGACCTTCTCTGCTGGCTCAGGAAGGACAATGGAGGACACGCAGAGCTCAGAGTGTGAGCTGCCTGGAGGAGCTGCAAAG GCCCCCAGAGGAACCTTGCGGGGACCAGGAGTGCTGCGGCGTGCAGCGATGGCACGAGGATCAGCAAGCGTCGCTGCGGCACACTCTGCGCCGCCTCCAGACTCAGTATGCCGGTGAACGCACCCGTCGGGAGGAGGCGGAGCGAGAGGCGGGGCTCCTAAATCGGGAGAATGCGGCGCTCGAGCAGCAGCTGGCCGGGATGGAAAGGTGCAAA GTGCGAGTGTCGGAGTTGGAGCGCGAGGCGGAGGAGCTGCGTGGCCTCTGGAAGTCTCGATCCTTCGCCAGGTGCGActcggaagaggaggaagagatgAGCCGGCGTCCTTTCAAGCGCTGGGCCAGCGAGCGTCTGCTGAAGGCGCACGACTCCGCCAGGGAGCACGAGTACTGCTGCGCCAGGAGAGCTCAGGTGGTCAAACAGCGCGGCATCTCGCTGCTCAACGAGGTGGACGCCCAGTACAGCGCCCTGCAGGTGAAGTATGACCAGCTGCTGGGACGCCTCGGCCAGCAGCGTCACCATGACgaccaggaggaggaggaggaagagtgtGTGAGTCCCAAGGAGGTGCAGA CTCTCACCGTGGACTCCCTCACCGTGGACTCTCTCACCGTGGACTCTCTCACCGTGGACTCCCTCACCGTGGACTCTCTCACCGTGGACTCTCTCACCAAGGATGACCACGTCCATCAGCCCGAGTACAAACTACTTTTTAGGGAGATTTTCTCTCGCCTCAATAAAACCAAAGAGGACCTGGTTGAAAACAGGATGAGACGTCCTGCAGGCCAAGTGGCGTCACTGCGGTCATGTGACTCCTAa
- the LOC133656236 gene encoding cerebellar degeneration-related protein 2-like isoform X1: protein MLTDVSLDEEFELKEEEPWYDKQDLERDLQLAAELGKSLLERNHELEQSLQQMCANNQEQVQEIEHLSKQVDLLRQVNDQHAKVYEQLDVVARELEQSNRKLTQDHRASQQKIHRLTETVEQLQAQVEELQHQLEEVKLGPSLLAQEGQWRTRRAQSVSCLEELQRPPEEPCGDQECCGVQRWHEDQQASLRHTLRRLQTQYAGERTRREEAEREAGLLNRENAALEQQLAGMERCKVRVSELEREAEELRGLWKSRSFARCDSEEEEEMSRRPFKRWASERLLKAHDSAREHEYCCARRAQVVKQRGISLLNEVDAQYSALQVKYDQLLGRLGQQRHHDDQEEEEEECVSPKEVQTLTVDSLTKDSLTVDSLTVDSLTVDSLTVDSLTVDSLTVDSLTVDSLTVDSLTKDDHVHQPEYKLLFREIFSRLNKTKEDLVENRMRRPAGQVASLRSCDS from the exons ATGTTGACGGACGTGAGCCTGGACGAAGAGTTTGAGCTGAAGGAGGAGGAGCCCTGGTACGACAAGCAAGACCTGGAACGCG ACCTTCAGCTGGCTGCTGAGCTGGGCAAGTCCTTGCTGGAGAGGAACCATGAGCTGGAACAAAGTCTGCAGCAGATGTGCGCCAACAACCAGGAACAAGTGCAGGAGATTgag CACCTGAGCAAGCAGGTGGACCTCCTGAGGCAGGTGAACGACCAGCACGCCAAAGTCTACGAGCAGCTGGACGTGGTGGCCCGGGAGCTGGAGCAGAGCAACCGCAAGCTGACTCAGGACCACAGGGCGTCCCAGCAGAAGATCCACAG GCTGACAGAGACGGTGGAGCAGCTGCAGGCGCAGGTGGAGGAGCTGCAGCATCAGCTGGAGGAGGTGAAGCTGGGACCTTCTCTGCTGGCTCAGGAAGGACAATGGAGGACACGCAGAGCTCAGAGTGTGAGCTGCCTGGAGGAGCTGCAAAG GCCCCCAGAGGAACCTTGCGGGGACCAGGAGTGCTGCGGCGTGCAGCGATGGCACGAGGATCAGCAAGCGTCGCTGCGGCACACTCTGCGCCGCCTCCAGACTCAGTATGCCGGTGAACGCACCCGTCGGGAGGAGGCGGAGCGAGAGGCGGGGCTCCTAAATCGGGAGAATGCGGCGCTCGAGCAGCAGCTGGCCGGGATGGAAAGGTGCAAA GTGCGAGTGTCGGAGTTGGAGCGCGAGGCGGAGGAGCTGCGTGGCCTCTGGAAGTCTCGATCCTTCGCCAGGTGCGActcggaagaggaggaagagatgAGCCGGCGTCCTTTCAAGCGCTGGGCCAGCGAGCGTCTGCTGAAGGCGCACGACTCCGCCAGGGAGCACGAGTACTGCTGCGCCAGGAGAGCTCAGGTGGTCAAACAGCGCGGCATCTCGCTGCTCAACGAGGTGGACGCCCAGTACAGCGCCCTGCAGGTGAAGTATGACCAGCTGCTGGGACGCCTCGGCCAGCAGCGTCACCATGACgaccaggaggaggaggaggaagagtgtGTGAGTCCCAAGGAGGTGCAGACTCTCACCGTGGACTCACTCACCAAGGACTCTCTCACCGTGGACTCTCTCACCGTGGACTCTCTCACCGTGGACTCCCTCACCGTGGACTCTCTCACCGTGGACTCTCTCACCGTGGACTCCCTCACCGTGGACTCTCTCACCGTGGACTCTCTCACCAAGGATGACCACGTCCATCAGCCCGAGTACAAACTACTTTTTAGGGAGATTTTCTCTCGCCTCAATAAAACCAAAGAGGACCTGGTTGAAAACAGGATGAGACGTCCTGCAGGCCAAGTGGCGTCACTGCGGTCATGTGACTCCTAa